The proteins below are encoded in one region of Sminthopsis crassicaudata isolate SCR6 chromosome 1, ASM4859323v1, whole genome shotgun sequence:
- the ACTR8 gene encoding actin-related protein 8 has protein sequence MTQAEKGDPENGKEKGGEKEKEQRGVKRPIVPALVPESLQEQIQSNFIVVIHPGSTTLRMGRATDTLPVSVPHVIARRHKQQGQPPYKDSWLLREGLNKPESTEQRQNGLKMVDQAIWSKKMSNGARRIPVSPDQARSYNKQMRPAILDHCSGNKWTNTSHHPEHLIGEEALYVNPLDCYNIHWPIRRGQLNIHPGPGGSLTAVLADLEAIWSHVIQKYLEIPLKDLKYYRCILLIPDIYNKQHVKEMVNMTLMKMGFSGIVVHQESVCATFGSGLGSACIVDVGDQKTSVCCVEDGVSHRNTRLCLAYGGSDVSRCFYWLMQRAGFPYRDCQLTNKMDCLLLQHLKETFCHLDQDISGLQDHEFQIRHPDSPALLYQFRLGDEKLQAPMALFYPATFGIVGQKMTTLPQRSQGDPEDPHDEHYLLATQSKQEQSSKATADRKSLAKPGGFDSELRGPSSDLPERLHAQEVELGPSQSDCLMAGNESEEAPTALMSRKSAASQFEGKALGLDKAILHSIDCCASDDTKKKMYSSILVVGGGLMFHKAQEFLQHRILNKMPPSFRRVVENVDVITRPKDMDPRLIAWKGGAVLACLDTTQELWVYQREWQRFGVRMLRERAAFVW, from the exons ATGACCCAGGCGGAGAAAGGAGACCCGGAGAACGGGAAGGAAAAGGGCGGCGAGAAGGAGAAGGAGCAGCGCGGCGTGAAGCGGCCCATCGTGCCCGCGCTCGTGCCCGAGTCCCTGCAAGAG CAAATTCAAAGCAACTTCATCGTGGTGATCCACCCCGGCTCCACCACTCTGAGGATGGGCCGCGCCACCGACACGCTCCCGGTCAGCGTGCCGCACGTCATCGCCCGCAGGCACAAGCAGCAGGGCCAGCCCCCGTACAAGGACAGCTGGCTGCTCCGCGAGGGGCTCAAC AAGCCTGAAAGCACCGAGCAGAGACAGAACGGTCTAAAGATGGTGGACCAGGCGATATGGTCCAAGAAGATGTCAAACGGCGCGCGAAGGATCCCGGTGTCCCCGGACCAG GCTCGATCCTACAACAAGCAGATGCGGCCGGCGATTCTCGACCACTGCTCCGGAAACAAGTGGACGAACACTTCCCATCACCCGGAGCACCTGATAGGAGAAGAG GCTCTGTACGTCAATCCCCTGGACTGCTACAACATCCACTGGCCCATCCGCAGGGGCCAGTTAAACATCCACCCCGGACCGGGGGGCTCCCTCACGGCCGTCCTGGCGGACCTGGAAGCCATATGGTCCCACGTCATACAGAAATATTTGGAGATCCCCTTGAAAGACCTAAAG TACTACAGGTGCATCCTGTTAATCCCTGACATTTACAACAAGCAGCACGTGAAGGAGATGGTGAACATGACCCTCATGAAGATGGGCTTCTCAG GCATCGTGGTCCACCAGGAGTCGGTGTGCGCCACTTTCGGGAGCGGCTTGGGCAGCGCCTGCATCGTGGATGTGGGCGACCAGAAGACCAGCGTGTGCTGTGTGGAAGACGGCGTCTCCCATCGCAACACCCG GCTTTGTCTCGCCTACGGGGGCTCCGACGTGTCCCGGTGTTTTTACTGGCTCATGCAGCGCGCCGGCTTCCCCTACAGAGACTGCCAGCTCACCAACAAGATGGACTGCCTCCTGCTGCAGCACCTCAAAGAGACCTTTTGTCACCTGGACCAG GACATCTCCGGCCTCCAGGACCACGAGTTTCAGATCCGACACCCGGACTCCCCGGCTTTGCTTTACCAGTTCCGGCTCGGAGACGAGAAGCTGCAG GCACCGATGGCTCTGTTTTACCCCGCGACCTTCGGCATCGTCGGCCAGAAAATGACGACGCTGCCCCAGAGATCGCAGGGCGACCCCGAGGACCCTCACGACGAGCATTACCTGTTAGCCACGCAGAGCAAGCAGGAGCAG TCCTCCAAAGCGACGGCCGACCGCAAGTCCCTGGCCAAGCCCGGCGGCTTCGACAGCGAGCTGCGCGGCCCGTCCTCGGACCTGCCCGAGAGGCTGCACGCGCAGGAAGTGGAGCTGGGGCCGTCCCAGAGCGACTGCCTGATGGCGGGCAACGAGTCCGAGGAGGCGCCCACGGCCCTGATGTCCAGGAAGAGCGCCGCCTCCCAGTTCGAAGGGAAGGCGCTGGGCCTGGACAAGGCCATCCTGCACAGCATCGACTGCTGCG CCTCGGACGACACCAAGAAGAAGATGTACAGCTCCATCCTGGTGGTGGGGGGCGGCCTGATGTTCCACAAAGCCCAGGAGTTTCTGCAGCACCGGATCCTCAACAAGATGCCGCCCTCCTTCAGGAGGGTCGTGGAGAACGTCGACGTCATCACCAGGCCGAAG GACATGGACCCGCGCCTGATTGCCTGGAAGGGCGGGGCCGTGCTGGCCTGCCTGGACACCACGCAGGAGCTGTGGGTCTACCAGCGGGAATGGCAGCGCTTCGGAGTCCGCATGCTGCGCGAGCGAGCCGCCTTCGTGTGGTGA